In Candidatus Margulisiibacteriota bacterium, the following proteins share a genomic window:
- the eda gene encoding bifunctional 4-hydroxy-2-oxoglutarate aldolase/2-dehydro-3-deoxy-phosphogluconate aldolase, whose product MILGIIRGATTDNILPVIEAAMAGGIKELEITLNSPNSLEQIAMATKRFPVGAGTVLNVRDAKAAVAAGASFIVSPITDPDTIAFCRKKGIPVYPGALTPNEVYCAWELGATMVKVFPIKAVGDPDYIKELKGPFNDIKLLACGGVTPQNIKQFFAAGAAAVAIGASVFNHELMNNGKFSEIEKKIKELMAAL is encoded by the coding sequence ATGATCCTCGGCATCATTCGCGGCGCCACCACCGATAACATCCTCCCCGTCATTGAAGCGGCTATGGCTGGCGGCATTAAAGAGCTGGAAATCACTCTCAATTCCCCAAACTCCCTGGAACAGATCGCCATGGCTACCAAACGTTTTCCGGTCGGAGCCGGCACCGTCCTCAATGTTAGGGACGCGAAAGCGGCGGTCGCCGCCGGAGCCAGCTTTATCGTCTCCCCCATTACCGACCCGGACACGATCGCCTTCTGCCGGAAAAAAGGGATCCCCGTCTATCCAGGTGCGCTAACGCCAAACGAAGTCTACTGCGCCTGGGAGTTGGGAGCGACCATGGTCAAAGTTTTCCCGATCAAAGCGGTTGGCGACCCCGATTACATCAAAGAACTCAAGGGGCCGTTTAACGATATTAAATTACTCGCCTGCGGCGGCGTGACTCCACAAAACATCAAACAATTTTTTGCCGCGGGGGCGGCGGCAGTGGCAATTGGGGCTTCAGTTTTTAACCACGAGCTGATGAATAACGGAAAATTCTCCGAAATTGAGAAGAAGATCAAAGAATTAATGGCCGCGCTCTAG
- a CDS encoding aldolase catalytic domain-containing protein: protein MYRPEIKVLDCTIRDGGLINEHLFEDKFVRATYKALAASGVDYIEIGYKASTKYFSPDKYGKAKFCSEDFLRQIIEGVETKAKISTMVDIGRVEPVDILPKKDSVIDMMRVACYAKDVDKAIDLVKHCADKGYETTVNIMAVSTALLPDLEEALGQLSATPVKAVYCVDSYGSLFSEQIHFFIEKYAAYLKPKGIEVGIHCHNNQQLAFANTIEAIRKGANFLDATIFGIGRAAGNCPLELLLAFLKNPKFRLDPILDVIEQEFIPLREKLEWGYLIPDMITGVLNQHPRAAIEYRAGKIKKSFGEFYRALQNDAVIS from the coding sequence ATGTACAGACCAGAAATTAAGGTTCTCGACTGCACGATCCGCGACGGCGGGCTGATCAACGAACATCTTTTTGAAGACAAGTTCGTCCGCGCGACCTACAAAGCGCTGGCCGCTTCCGGCGTCGACTATATTGAGATCGGTTATAAAGCTTCCACTAAATACTTTTCGCCGGACAAGTACGGCAAGGCCAAGTTTTGCTCTGAAGATTTTCTCCGCCAGATAATCGAAGGAGTAGAGACCAAAGCCAAGATCTCGACGATGGTCGACATCGGCCGGGTCGAGCCGGTCGACATCCTCCCTAAAAAAGATAGCGTTATCGACATGATGCGGGTCGCCTGCTACGCCAAAGACGTTGACAAAGCGATCGACCTGGTCAAGCATTGCGCCGACAAAGGGTATGAGACTACGGTCAACATCATGGCGGTCTCCACCGCCCTTCTGCCCGACCTGGAAGAGGCGCTCGGCCAGCTTTCGGCCACTCCGGTCAAGGCGGTCTACTGCGTCGATAGCTACGGCTCCCTCTTTTCCGAACAGATCCATTTTTTCATCGAAAAATATGCCGCCTACCTGAAACCGAAAGGGATCGAGGTCGGCATCCACTGCCACAATAACCAACAGCTGGCGTTCGCCAATACTATAGAAGCGATCCGCAAAGGGGCGAATTTCCTCGACGCCACGATCTTCGGCATCGGCCGGGCGGCCGGTAATTGCCCGCTCGAGCTCCTGCTTGCTTTCCTTAAGAACCCTAAATTCCGGCTCGATCCGATCCTCGACGTGATCGAACAGGAATTTATCCCTCTGCGGGAAAAGCTCGAATGGGGCTACCTGATCCCCGATATGATCACCGGCGTCCTGAACCAGCACCCGCGCGCCGCCATCGAATATCGGGCTGGCAAGATCAAAAAGAGCTTCGGCGAGTTTTACCGCGCCCTGCAAAACGACGCCGTCATTAGTTAA
- the lpdA gene encoding dihydrolipoyl dehydrogenase — protein MSNNYDLVVLGGGPGGYAAAIRAAQLGAKVALIEQDQVGGTCLNRGCIPTKSLIACTNFYEKMQKAESLGLSAQNIAIDFAKVIARKNEVVAKLVKGLARLIEKNGIELIKGKGEVQSAGWIKVGNRDVQSRAMILATGSLSANLPGVTHDGKKVICSDEALELTSPPPRLDIVGGGVIGLHFAMIYSALGTTVTIYEAQPEILPGVDDEIVALVGRLLKRRKVEVKTGTFFDPQKTGGVSLVCVGRVPNLVGLEGLNLKLDGKRVWVNEKMETSLPGVYAVGDLVSLKQFAHVAYEQGVIAAENALGNSRTYNYDCVPYGIYTQPEIAGVGLTEKEARAKNPDILTGKFQFGALGIARAMGEIEGFIKFVADEKGKILGVHIIGPEATALIGMATLAIKNSLTIEQFGSTFQAHPSYPEGMQEAAEAVLKRALHI, from the coding sequence ATGTCAAATAACTACGATTTGGTGGTTTTAGGCGGTGGTCCCGGCGGTTATGCCGCCGCGATCCGGGCCGCCCAGCTCGGGGCCAAAGTCGCCCTGATCGAACAAGACCAGGTCGGCGGGACCTGTCTAAACCGGGGGTGTATCCCGACCAAGTCGCTTATCGCCTGCACCAACTTTTACGAGAAAATGCAGAAGGCCGAGAGCCTCGGTCTCTCCGCTCAAAACATCGCCATTGATTTTGCCAAGGTCATTGCCCGCAAGAACGAAGTCGTCGCCAAATTGGTAAAAGGGCTGGCCAGGCTGATCGAAAAGAACGGGATTGAGCTGATCAAAGGGAAAGGGGAAGTCCAATCCGCAGGTTGGATCAAGGTCGGCAACCGCGACGTTCAGTCGCGGGCCATGATCCTCGCCACCGGCTCCCTCTCCGCTAATCTGCCGGGGGTCACCCATGACGGCAAGAAGGTCATCTGCAGTGACGAAGCTTTGGAACTAACTTCTCCTCCCCCCCGACTCGATATCGTCGGCGGCGGCGTCATCGGCCTTCACTTTGCCATGATCTACAGCGCGCTCGGGACCACGGTCACGATCTACGAAGCCCAGCCGGAAATTCTACCCGGGGTTGACGATGAAATCGTCGCGCTGGTCGGACGGCTCCTTAAACGGAGGAAAGTCGAAGTGAAAACCGGGACATTTTTTGACCCGCAAAAAACCGGCGGCGTTTCGCTGGTCTGCGTCGGCCGGGTGCCGAACCTGGTGGGGCTTGAAGGATTAAACTTGAAGCTGGACGGCAAACGGGTCTGGGTCAATGAAAAAATGGAAACCAGCCTCCCCGGGGTTTACGCCGTCGGCGACCTGGTCAGCTTGAAACAATTTGCTCACGTCGCTTACGAACAAGGGGTGATCGCCGCCGAGAATGCCCTGGGAAACAGCCGAACTTATAATTATGACTGCGTCCCCTATGGCATCTACACCCAACCGGAGATCGCCGGGGTCGGCCTTACCGAAAAAGAGGCTCGGGCGAAAAACCCCGATATCTTGACCGGTAAATTTCAGTTCGGGGCGCTCGGGATCGCCCGGGCGATGGGAGAGATCGAAGGCTTCATTAAGTTCGTCGCCGACGAAAAAGGGAAGATCCTCGGGGTCCACATCATCGGTCCGGAAGCAACCGCCCTGATCGGCATGGCGACGCTGGCAATCAAGAACAGCTTAACGATCGAGCAGTTTGGTTCAACTTTTCAAGCCCACCCCTCTTATCCCGAAGGGATGCAGGAAGCGGCCGAAGCGGTCCTCAAGCGGGCGCTGCATATTTAA
- a CDS encoding TatD family nuclease-associated radical SAM protein has protein sequence MQTIAYPVGENLYLNITNRCTNECGFCIRNKARKFNQEYSLWLDREPTADEVMAAIGDPKKYPQIVFCGYGEPLVRLDVVKEIAKKIKAGGPTPTIRIDTNGTGNLFWGKNILPELKGLIDAMSISLNAQNAELYNQICQPALGEKSYQAVLDFIKEAKTYIPEIEVSVLNLPTVDVEACRKIAADLGVKFRVRPYYEEKYVK, from the coding sequence ATGCAGACAATCGCTTATCCGGTAGGGGAAAATCTCTATCTGAACATCACCAACCGCTGCACCAACGAGTGCGGCTTTTGCATCCGCAACAAAGCCAGGAAGTTCAACCAGGAGTATTCCCTCTGGCTCGACCGTGAACCGACCGCCGATGAAGTCATGGCGGCGATCGGCGACCCGAAAAAATACCCGCAGATCGTTTTTTGCGGGTATGGCGAACCGCTGGTCCGTCTCGACGTGGTCAAAGAGATCGCTAAAAAGATTAAAGCGGGCGGACCGACCCCCACTATCCGAATCGATACCAATGGGACCGGCAACCTCTTCTGGGGTAAAAATATCCTGCCGGAATTAAAGGGGCTTATCGACGCCATGTCGATCAGCCTTAACGCCCAGAACGCCGAGCTCTACAACCAAATCTGCCAACCAGCTTTGGGAGAAAAAAGTTACCAGGCGGTCCTTGATTTCATCAAAGAGGCCAAAACCTATATCCCGGAGATTGAAGTCTCGGTCCTCAACCTCCCCACCGTCGATGTTGAGGCCTGCCGGAAGATCGCGGCCGACCTGGGAGTAAAATTCCGGGTCCGCCCCTATTACGAGGAGAAATATGTCAAATAA
- the gatB gene encoding Asp-tRNA(Asn)/Glu-tRNA(Gln) amidotransferase subunit GatB yields MKYEMVAGLEIHAQALTESKMFCSCSIKFGSEPNTNICPICTGQPGSLPVANIKAVELGIKAALALNCKIEPSSIFARKNYFYPDLPKGYQISQYDKPLATGGYVDIDVDGVKKRIGITRLHLEEDAGKLVHVGAARIMGAEESLVDYNRGGTPLMEIVSEPDFRSAREAAVYVETLANLLRYIGVCDAKMEEGSLRCDANVSLRPVGQKEFGTKTEVKNMNSFKAVEKALLSEIKRHEEVLSEGGKIVQETRFYSEETNTTSGMRNKEEAHDYRYFPEPDLPPIEPSAEWIEKIRESLGELPQQRHQRLIDQFGLNAETAAILVYDKPLANFFEETTKLYKKGTVVANWLTGEVTAYLKEKKQTIEELNFKPPQLAELLKLIDEGTLSGKLAKGVLVKVIETGKQVKDIVAESGAQISDQGELSKIITDVIAGNAKVVADYKGGKETALTFLVGQVMKLSKGRANPALANKLLKEALK; encoded by the coding sequence ATGAAGTATGAAATGGTCGCCGGGCTGGAGATCCACGCCCAAGCGCTGACTGAAAGTAAAATGTTTTGTTCCTGCTCGATCAAGTTCGGCTCGGAGCCGAACACCAACATCTGCCCAATCTGCACCGGCCAGCCCGGTTCCCTTCCGGTCGCGAATATTAAGGCGGTCGAGCTGGGGATCAAAGCGGCCCTCGCTTTGAACTGCAAGATCGAACCAAGCAGTATCTTTGCCCGGAAGAACTACTTCTACCCTGACCTGCCAAAAGGTTACCAGATCTCCCAATATGATAAACCGCTGGCGACCGGCGGTTACGTCGATATCGACGTCGACGGGGTCAAAAAGCGGATCGGGATCACCCGTCTCCACCTGGAAGAGGACGCCGGCAAACTGGTCCACGTCGGCGCCGCTCGGATCATGGGAGCCGAAGAATCGCTCGTCGATTACAACCGGGGCGGCACCCCGTTGATGGAGATCGTCAGCGAACCGGATTTCCGCTCGGCCAGAGAAGCGGCCGTTTACGTCGAGACCCTGGCCAACCTGCTTCGTTACATCGGAGTTTGCGACGCCAAGATGGAAGAAGGCTCGCTCCGCTGTGACGCTAACGTCTCGCTCCGGCCGGTCGGCCAAAAAGAGTTCGGGACCAAGACCGAGGTCAAGAACATGAACTCCTTCAAAGCGGTCGAAAAAGCGCTCCTCTCGGAGATCAAGCGCCACGAAGAGGTCTTAAGCGAAGGCGGGAAGATCGTGCAGGAGACCCGCTTCTACTCGGAAGAAACCAACACCACTTCCGGCATGCGGAACAAGGAAGAAGCTCATGATTACCGCTACTTCCCGGAACCGGACCTGCCGCCGATCGAACCGTCAGCCGAATGGATCGAAAAAATCAGGGAATCGCTAGGGGAACTCCCGCAGCAGCGCCATCAACGGCTGATCGATCAATTCGGCCTCAATGCTGAAACGGCCGCGATCCTGGTTTATGACAAACCGCTGGCCAACTTCTTTGAAGAAACGACTAAGCTCTACAAAAAAGGAACGGTCGTTGCCAACTGGCTGACCGGCGAAGTCACCGCCTACCTTAAAGAAAAAAAGCAGACGATCGAAGAGCTAAACTTCAAACCGCCGCAACTGGCGGAGCTGCTAAAATTGATCGACGAAGGGACCTTGAGCGGAAAACTAGCCAAAGGAGTGCTGGTCAAAGTTATTGAGACCGGTAAGCAAGTTAAAGATATCGTCGCCGAATCAGGGGCGCAGATCAGCGATCAGGGGGAATTGAGCAAGATCATCACCGACGTTATCGCGGGAAACGCGAAAGTGGTCGCCGACTACAAAGGCGGCAAAGAAACCGCCCTCACCTTCCTGGTCGGCCAGGTCATGAAGCTCTCCAAAGGGCGGGCCAACCCGGCCCTGGCGAATAAGCTCCTCAAAGAAGCCCTCAAGTAA
- the gatA gene encoding Asp-tRNA(Asn)/Glu-tRNA(Gln) amidotransferase subunit GatA → MNKKTAHELHALLSGKQVSSLELTEAVFERINRVEDKVKAYVTLTKEEAIRQARTADARLKSGENITPLTGIPVAVKDNMCTQGVLTTCGSKILGNYLPPYDATIVSRLKAAGAVIIGKANMDEFAMGSSTENSAIYPTRNPWDLDTVPGGSSGGSAAAVAADEAVLALGSDTGGSIRQPASFCGVVGLKPTYGRVSRYGLVAFASSLDQIGPLTKDVTDSALLLNVIAGRDEKDATSVDRPVPDYRQALVDDVKGVKIGLITNLLGAGIAPEVKQAVKAAADTFANLGAEIVEVELPSFEYAVSTYYLLAPAEASSNLARFDGVKYGQRAAAKDLLSMYCETRRAGFGPEVKRRIMIGTYALSAGYYDAYYLKALKVRTLIKQDFDRALGQCDVLISPTSPTVAFKVGEKTADPLAMYLSDIATIPVNLAGLPALSLPCGMSGNLPIGLQIIGQPFAEETILRVAFTYEQNTKWHTQKAKL, encoded by the coding sequence ATGAACAAAAAAACCGCGCATGAGCTTCACGCCCTGCTCTCCGGCAAACAAGTCAGCTCGCTGGAACTGACCGAAGCGGTTTTTGAACGGATCAATCGGGTCGAAGACAAAGTCAAAGCTTACGTTACGCTGACTAAAGAAGAAGCGATCCGGCAGGCCCGGACGGCGGACGCCCGCTTAAAATCAGGCGAGAATATCACGCCGCTGACCGGGATCCCGGTCGCGGTCAAAGATAATATGTGCACCCAAGGGGTCCTGACCACCTGCGGCTCCAAGATCCTCGGCAATTACCTCCCCCCCTACGACGCGACTATCGTCTCCCGGCTGAAAGCGGCGGGAGCGGTAATCATCGGCAAAGCGAACATGGACGAATTCGCCATGGGCTCCTCGACGGAAAACTCCGCTATTTATCCGACCCGCAACCCTTGGGATCTGGACACGGTCCCGGGCGGCTCTTCGGGCGGTTCCGCCGCCGCGGTCGCCGCTGATGAAGCGGTCCTCGCCCTCGGTTCCGACACCGGCGGTTCGATCCGCCAGCCCGCTTCTTTTTGCGGCGTGGTCGGCCTGAAGCCGACTTACGGTCGGGTTTCCCGTTACGGCCTGGTCGCCTTTGCTTCCTCGCTCGACCAAATCGGCCCGCTAACCAAAGACGTGACCGACAGCGCCCTCTTACTTAACGTCATCGCTGGCCGGGACGAAAAAGACGCGACCTCGGTTGACCGGCCGGTCCCCGACTACCGGCAAGCGCTGGTTGACGACGTCAAAGGGGTCAAGATCGGCCTGATCACCAATTTGCTCGGCGCGGGGATCGCGCCGGAAGTAAAACAAGCGGTCAAAGCGGCCGCCGACACTTTTGCTAACCTGGGGGCGGAGATCGTTGAAGTCGAGCTCCCCTCATTTGAATACGCGGTCTCAACTTATTACCTGTTAGCGCCGGCTGAAGCCAGCTCCAACCTTGCCCGTTTCGACGGGGTCAAATACGGCCAACGGGCCGCCGCCAAAGATCTCCTCTCGATGTATTGCGAGACCCGCCGCGCCGGGTTCGGTCCGGAGGTCAAACGCCGGATCATGATCGGCACTTACGCCCTCTCGGCCGGTTACTATGACGCTTATTACTTAAAAGCGCTAAAAGTCAGGACCTTGATCAAACAGGATTTTGACCGGGCGCTCGGCCAGTGCGACGTCCTGATCTCCCCGACCTCCCCGACCGTCGCCTTCAAAGTCGGGGAAAAGACCGCCGATCCGCTGGCCATGTACCTGTCGGACATCGCCACCATCCCGGTCAATTTGGCGGGACTCCCCGCCTTATCGCTCCCCTGCGGAATGAGCGGGAACCTGCCGATCGGCCTGCAGATCATTGGCCAGCCTTTCGCCGAAGAAACAATTTTAAGAGTCGCGTTCACCTACGAGCAAAACACCAAATGGCACACTCAAAAAGCAAAACTTTAA
- the gatC gene encoding Asp-tRNA(Asn)/Glu-tRNA(Gln) amidotransferase subunit GatC — protein sequence MQIDVEHVAKLARLGLAEEEKKLFGPQLSAILGYAENLNKLDTNNIPPTSHAIPVKNILRDDKVVPCSNVDDILANAPDVADHMFRVPRIVE from the coding sequence ATGCAAATTGATGTCGAACACGTAGCAAAACTGGCCCGCTTAGGTTTAGCGGAAGAAGAAAAAAAACTCTTTGGCCCGCAGCTCTCGGCAATCCTTGGTTACGCGGAAAACCTCAATAAACTGGACACCAATAATATCCCGCCGACTTCCCACGCCATTCCGGTAAAAAACATTCTGCGTGACGATAAAGTCGTCCCCTGCTCGAACGTCGACGACATTCTGGCCAACGCGCCAGACGTTGCCGACCACATGTTCCGGGTCCCAAGGATCGTCGAATGA
- a CDS encoding HAMP domain-containing sensor histidine kinase produces the protein MKKKSLSEKQQVVLWFVRLRWYAIVFMFLILIMSTYLSRLQIPIIPSLLIIGIAALYNLIFPFLVRQLPFFSENQIFTYFRASADILVVTILIHFTGGVESPFGFFYLIEFAAIAVYNFEFIAYILSVQTAAFYWINCILEAYLIIPHYRLVVHPGTLFLSVPYVNAKAMGLFFSSILIIYIVAYLSGRLRDKQKLIETLSGAQVEFMNMVIHETKTPLTSILGYTDLLNDKNPADFQREPLGVIKRQAQRILNMANDLLNLARIESGKVKLNKTDADLREIAEHALEEVEPLLQSHELTMVKEFEPSLPLIKIDEDKIHEVFINLLSNAIKFSDKGGKIFISISLVALEMNVAVRDEGLGIEQKDLTHIFDKFYRASKESAERKGTGLGLALCKSIVEAHGGRIWVVSGGHGQGAVFNFALPMQT, from the coding sequence ATGAAAAAAAAGTCATTGAGCGAAAAACAGCAGGTGGTTCTCTGGTTTGTTCGGCTCCGCTGGTACGCTATCGTTTTCATGTTCCTGATCCTCATAATGTCGACTTACCTAAGTCGGCTCCAAATCCCGATTATCCCATCTCTCCTCATCATCGGCATTGCCGCTCTATATAATTTAATTTTTCCTTTTCTGGTCCGACAGCTCCCGTTTTTTTCGGAGAATCAAATTTTCACTTATTTTCGGGCTTCAGCCGATATCCTGGTCGTCACCATTTTGATCCATTTCACCGGCGGAGTGGAAAGCCCCTTCGGCTTTTTCTATTTGATCGAATTCGCCGCGATCGCCGTGTATAATTTCGAGTTCATCGCTTATATCCTCTCCGTCCAGACCGCTGCTTTTTATTGGATAAACTGCATCCTGGAGGCTTATCTAATTATCCCGCATTATCGATTGGTGGTCCATCCGGGGACCCTCTTTCTTAGCGTCCCTTACGTTAATGCCAAAGCAATGGGGCTTTTCTTCTCCTCCATCCTGATAATTTACATCGTCGCCTATCTTTCGGGTCGTTTACGCGACAAGCAAAAACTGATCGAAACGCTCTCCGGCGCCCAGGTCGAATTCATGAACATGGTCATCCATGAGACCAAAACCCCCCTGACCTCGATCCTCGGTTACACCGATCTCTTAAACGATAAGAACCCGGCCGATTTCCAAAGGGAGCCGCTGGGAGTGATCAAGCGACAGGCCCAACGGATCCTGAACATGGCCAACGACCTGCTCAACCTCGCCCGGATCGAATCGGGCAAGGTCAAATTAAATAAAACCGACGCCGATCTCCGGGAGATAGCGGAACACGCTCTGGAAGAGGTCGAGCCGCTTCTCCAGTCGCACGAACTGACCATGGTCAAGGAATTCGAACCAAGCCTCCCCCTGATTAAGATCGACGAAGACAAGATTCACGAAGTTTTTATTAATCTCCTTTCCAACGCGATCAAGTTTTCCGACAAAGGGGGAAAGATTTTTATCTCCATCAGCCTGGTCGCGCTGGAGATGAATGTCGCCGTTCGGGACGAAGGCCTGGGGATCGAACAAAAAGACCTCACGCATATTTTCGATAAGTTCTATCGGGCGAGCAAAGAATCGGCCGAACGGAAAGGGACCGGACTGGGACTTGCCCTCTGCAAATCAATAGTCGAAGCGCACGGCGGCCGGATCTGGGTCGTTTCCGGCGGTCACGGCCAAGGGGCTGTTTTTAATTTTGCCCTTCCCATGCAGACTTGA
- a CDS encoding LacI family DNA-binding transcriptional regulator, with protein MAKQIRLKDIARKLGLSPATVSQAFNNPKLINRKTRQRVFELCNESGYVRKKYKKGRNNAIGILGESFYITLGGFYNFVTTSLLQYAHRKKINTLIGSFEADDDLLPSMVTKGLVDGLVLIGRFTRENVMRLKQENLPLVLCGNPIPGVELHTVVPDGRAGIYAVTRHLLDLGHKKITTITGGPLFDPITSDRLDGYRFALAEAGLAFNERSIAQANFYDLSTVAAAVGKLLAQLERPTAIVCACDAIAYTAIQLLQEKGIRVPQDISVTGFDDLPFPDFIEPYKPQLTSARVDLEQLGRVAVDVLAEIIANPAKSAYRHTLPTELIVRKTSVPPFKA; from the coding sequence ATGGCCAAACAGATCAGATTAAAAGACATCGCCCGCAAACTGGGACTATCGCCCGCCACGGTCTCCCAGGCGTTCAATAATCCCAAGCTTATCAACAGAAAAACCCGCCAGCGGGTATTTGAACTCTGCAACGAATCTGGCTACGTGCGAAAAAAATACAAAAAGGGGCGGAATAACGCTATCGGCATATTGGGAGAGAGTTTCTATATCACTCTCGGCGGTTTTTACAACTTCGTGACCACCAGCCTGTTGCAGTATGCCCACCGGAAAAAGATCAATACGCTCATCGGCTCGTTCGAGGCCGACGACGATCTTCTGCCGTCCATGGTCACCAAAGGGCTGGTCGACGGACTGGTCCTGATCGGCCGGTTTACCAGAGAGAACGTCATGCGGCTAAAACAGGAAAACCTGCCGCTGGTCTTATGCGGTAATCCGATCCCGGGCGTGGAGCTGCACACCGTGGTGCCTGACGGACGAGCGGGCATTTACGCAGTCACCAGGCATCTGCTCGACCTGGGCCATAAAAAGATAACCACGATCACCGGCGGACCTCTGTTCGACCCGATCACCTCCGACCGGCTTGACGGCTACCGGTTCGCGCTGGCCGAGGCAGGGCTGGCGTTCAATGAGCGCTCGATCGCTCAAGCCAACTTCTATGATCTAAGCACGGTCGCGGCGGCGGTCGGAAAACTGCTCGCTCAGCTTGAGCGGCCGACGGCGATAGTCTGCGCCTGCGACGCGATCGCTTATACCGCCATCCAATTATTGCAGGAAAAAGGGATCAGGGTCCCTCAAGATATCTCCGTGACCGGTTTTGATGACCTCCCGTTCCCGGATTTCATCGAACCTTACAAACCGCAATTGACCAGCGCCCGCGTCGACCTGGAACAGCTCGGCCGGGTCGCGGTCGATGTCCTGGCCGAGATTATCGCCAATCCCGCCAAATCGGCCTACCGGCACACATTGCCGACCGAGTTAATCGTTCGGAAAACCTCTGTCCCACCGTTCAAAGCCTAA
- the tsaD gene encoding tRNA (adenosine(37)-N6)-threonylcarbamoyltransferase complex transferase subunit TsaD — MKILAIETSCDETSAAVVKDGPSTELGTRVNVLSNVIASQIEFHKKYGGIVPEIASRLHAEIISLIIQDALDRAKITLKEIDAVAVTYGPGLVGSLIVGVSAAKALAYALKKPLIGINHLEGHIYANFLATPSYSLSLPVFPFITLLVSGGHTSLVLVKGHGSYETIGRTRDDAAGEAYDKIARFLKIGYPGGPIIDKLAKEGNPNAIQFKRPMLEDEYGLDFSFSGLKTGVVNLVNKAGGIESFSSGTTLADLCASFQQTVVDVLVGKSLKAAELHHCKTIALAGGVSANSALRQELKAKAEAKGITVHIPPFEYCTDNAAMIGAAAYYKYLNLSFDIGHLSFQLSPVASLKL; from the coding sequence ATGAAAATATTAGCCATCGAAACTTCTTGTGATGAAACTTCCGCCGCCGTTGTCAAAGACGGTCCCTCGACGGAGCTCGGGACAAGGGTTAATGTTCTCTCCAACGTCATCGCCTCCCAGATCGAGTTTCACAAGAAATACGGCGGGATCGTCCCGGAGATCGCCTCCCGGCTCCACGCCGAGATCATCTCCCTGATTATCCAGGACGCCCTCGACCGGGCGAAAATTACTTTAAAAGAGATCGATGCGGTCGCTGTTACCTACGGTCCCGGTTTGGTCGGCTCTTTGATCGTCGGGGTCTCGGCCGCCAAAGCGCTCGCCTATGCTCTAAAAAAACCGCTGATCGGGATCAACCACCTAGAGGGGCATATCTACGCTAACTTCCTCGCTACTCCCTCCTACTCCCTGTCCCTACCTGTCTTTCCCTTCATCACCTTGCTCGTCAGCGGCGGACACACTTCCCTTGTATTAGTGAAGGGGCATGGCAGCTACGAGACGATCGGCCGGACCAGGGATGACGCGGCGGGGGAAGCATACGACAAGATTGCCCGCTTCCTGAAGATCGGTTACCCCGGCGGCCCGATCATCGATAAATTAGCCAAGGAAGGAAATCCCAACGCCATTCAATTCAAACGGCCGATGCTGGAAGATGAATACGGTCTCGACTTCAGTTTCAGCGGCCTGAAAACCGGAGTCGTCAATCTCGTCAACAAAGCGGGAGGAATAGAATCTTTTTCCAGCGGGACCACGCTTGCCGACCTTTGCGCTTCGTTCCAGCAAACGGTCGTCGACGTTCTGGTGGGAAAAAGTCTCAAGGCGGCCGAACTTCACCACTGCAAGACGATCGCCCTTGCCGGCGGAGTCTCGGCCAACTCGGCTTTACGACAAGAACTAAAGGCCAAGGCAGAGGCCAAAGGGATAACGGTCCACATCCCACCTTTTGAATACTGCACCGATAACGCCGCCATGATCGGCGCCGCCGCTTATTATAAATACCTTAATTTGTCATTTGACATTGGTCATTTGTCATTTCAGCTTTCCCCTGTTGCCAGCCTGAAGTTGTAG
- a CDS encoding zinc ribbon domain-containing protein has translation MAGYNVPCRYCNELISPDANVCPLCGKVNPVGTPRCPECRNPIKSGWKKCEQCGLDLQIDCPACGQKTFFDDYCEKCGARLTIVCPHCRTEQPPLGACVKCGKPFKGGK, from the coding sequence ATGGCCGGCTATAACGTCCCTTGCCGCTACTGCAACGAACTGATCTCGCCCGACGCCAATGTTTGTCCCTTATGCGGGAAAGTAAATCCGGTCGGCACGCCGCGCTGTCCCGAATGCCGCAATCCGATCAAGTCCGGCTGGAAAAAGTGCGAGCAGTGCGGCCTTGACCTGCAGATCGATTGCCCGGCCTGCGGGCAGAAGACCTTTTTTGACGATTACTGTGAAAAGTGCGGAGCGCGGCTGACGATCGTCTGTCCGCACTGCCGGACCGAACAGCCGCCGCTCGGGGCTTGCGTTAAATGCGGGAAACCGTTCAAGGGAGGGAAATAA